Proteins encoded by one window of Dreissena polymorpha isolate Duluth1 chromosome 11, UMN_Dpol_1.0, whole genome shotgun sequence:
- the LOC127849918 gene encoding zinc finger protein Pegasus-like, giving the protein MASHQEQSDLDRIRAELERVELENARLKLESEITGIERELDSDPEVGVEEKPCIDFNVGRIIRKRTAPEPVMAPKKPHLAVEQACSSWMGNEVSCDRPLETAAPDHSSMRRQVPTMVGCKVQTQTDEPRVNKCDVCDITFGNQAMMFVHKGCHCVDNPMRCNVCGETRHDAMGFYIHITMGHTAK; this is encoded by the coding sequence ATGGCTTCACATCAAGAACAAAGCGACTTGGATAGGATAAGAGCCGAACTTGAGCGTGTCGAGCTAGAAAATGCTAGACTAAAACTTGAATCCGAGATCACTGGTATTGAAAGGGAATTGGATAGCGACCCCGAAGTTGGTGTAGAGGAAAAACCTTGCATAGATTTTAACGTAGGAAGAATAATCAGGAAACGGACGGCGCCAGAACCAGTCATGGCTCCTAAGAAGCCGCATCTGGCCGTGGAGCAGGCATGCAGCTCCTGGATGGGAAACGAGGTCAGCTGTGATCGCCCACTTGAAACTGCCGCTCCAGACCATAGTTCGATGAGAAGACAGGTCCCCACGATGGTTGGCTGTAAGGTACAGACCCAGACAGACGAACCTAGGGTAAACAAATGCGATGTGTGCGATATCACCTTCGGCAACCAGGCCATGATGTTCGTACACAAGGGTTGCCATTGTGTCGACAATCCTATGAGATGTAATGTCTGCGGTGAAACACGCCATGACGCGATGGGTTTCTATATCCACATAACCATGGGGCATACTGCCAAATGA